Proteins co-encoded in one Streptomyces sp. JH34 genomic window:
- a CDS encoding T3SS effector HopA1 family protein: MSEDSVGSLSTSLPPRLREALGLVTVAPDGSRATVSDREIEADSPREMRRLLAEALYDILHAGQFVEKGALSFRLRDEAFEKVLGTAAPHEWSTARARVQLPPDGGRPGRVLVERDGVRVWVEAGSIREGGPLTAGQVVTLDVPARRPALSPGFFVVDGTVPRSPQRELLRVYIHITRWQDAAAVWRKALGHLEGNGIAYRSKILSAKALYPRRDALVVYLGQESWHQVSALAEALRGVDGLGQETSVFSEPVAPGVAVAWEPEDDRPGMSGLSFGQHRATALAHALLDSAVDGVPEERAVVSRFTEAGIDPARPARNTASPDFPTAPDGPREANLVSA, encoded by the coding sequence ATGAGTGAGGACTCGGTGGGTTCCCTTTCCACCTCGCTGCCGCCACGGCTGCGGGAGGCTCTCGGCCTCGTGACCGTCGCCCCGGACGGCTCACGGGCCACGGTGAGCGACCGTGAGATCGAGGCGGACAGCCCGCGGGAGATGCGCCGGCTGCTGGCCGAGGCCCTGTACGACATCCTGCACGCCGGACAGTTCGTGGAGAAGGGGGCACTCTCCTTCCGCCTGCGCGACGAGGCGTTCGAGAAGGTCCTCGGCACCGCGGCTCCGCACGAGTGGAGCACGGCCCGTGCCCGGGTGCAGCTTCCACCGGACGGGGGCCGTCCGGGACGTGTCCTGGTCGAACGGGACGGGGTACGGGTGTGGGTGGAGGCCGGGAGCATCCGGGAGGGCGGGCCCCTCACCGCGGGTCAGGTCGTGACGCTCGACGTGCCCGCACGGCGCCCCGCGCTCTCACCCGGTTTCTTCGTCGTGGACGGCACCGTGCCCCGCAGCCCGCAACGCGAACTCCTGCGCGTGTACATCCACATCACCCGCTGGCAGGACGCCGCCGCTGTCTGGCGGAAAGCCCTCGGGCATCTCGAGGGGAACGGCATCGCGTACCGCTCGAAGATCCTCTCGGCCAAGGCGCTGTACCCCCGGAGGGACGCTCTGGTGGTCTATCTGGGCCAGGAGTCATGGCATCAGGTGTCCGCGCTGGCCGAGGCGTTGCGCGGGGTCGACGGCCTCGGGCAGGAGACCTCCGTCTTCTCCGAGCCGGTGGCCCCTGGTGTCGCCGTGGCCTGGGAGCCCGAGGACGATCGTCCCGGCATGTCCGGACTGAGCTTCGGACAGCACCGGGCCACCGCTCTGGCCCATGCCCTGCTCGACAGCGCTGTGGACGGAGTTCCCGAGGAACGCGCGGTCGTCAGCCGGTTCACCGAGGCGGGAATCGACCCCGCTCGTCCGGCGAGGAACACCGCCTCCCCTGATTTTCCGACGGCGCCTGACGGCCCGCGGGAAGCGAACCTCGTATCCGCCTGA
- a CDS encoding LxmA leader domain family RiPP, translated as MEKTTAIMELMAGYEAYSDARELNVTAAAEAPATTPACLASATASFVASQFSARTIAGGC; from the coding sequence ATGGAGAAGACCACCGCGATCATGGAGCTGATGGCCGGATACGAGGCCTACAGCGACGCGCGTGAGCTGAACGTGACGGCCGCCGCCGAGGCGCCCGCCACCACGCCCGCCTGCCTCGCCAGCGCCACCGCCAGCTTCGTGGCCAGCCAGTTCTCGGCCAGGACGATCGCCGGCGGCTGCTGA
- a CDS encoding LxmA leader domain family RiPP, whose protein sequence is MDKSMAIMELVSNYDAYADVDELNITAAADAPATTPVCAASIASSSWCAASASAVSGATYELTC, encoded by the coding sequence ATGGACAAGTCCATGGCCATCATGGAGCTCGTTTCGAACTACGACGCCTACGCGGACGTCGACGAGCTGAACATCACGGCCGCCGCCGACGCGCCGGCGACCACCCCCGTGTGCGCGGCGAGTATCGCCAGCTCCAGCTGGTGCGCCGCGTCGGCGAGCGCGGTCAGCGGTGCCACGTACGAGCTGACCTGCTGA
- a CDS encoding LxmA leader domain family RiPP: MEKTTAIMELMAGYEAYSDARELNVTAAAEAPATTPACLASATASFVASQFSAKTIAGGC; the protein is encoded by the coding sequence ATGGAGAAGACCACCGCGATCATGGAGCTGATGGCCGGATACGAGGCCTACAGCGACGCGCGTGAGCTGAACGTGACGGCCGCCGCCGAGGCGCCCGCCACCACGCCCGCCTGCCTCGCCAGCGCCACCGCCAGCTTCGTGGCCAGCCAGTTCTCCGCGAAGACCATCGCCGGAGGCTGCTGA
- a CDS encoding methyltransferase yields the protein MAHEADRGDLLEMADLLTPSTIRAAATLRIADHLASGVDVPEKLAELTGTRPDLLDLLLRHLASKGVLTEEGGRYAVTELGDRLRADHPDSLRDHLTAEGLYGRAELSMVNILHTVRTGEPAHATVFGRGYWESVNEDPAFVEALEQSESKPQLGWGAELIFDSYDWGGVGRVVDVGGHSGAILMELLRQQPHLHGTLVDLRNVAEVAGRRFAAEGLGDRAEAVTGSFFEPLPTGGDVYLLSAILADWSDEQATAILRRCAEAAGPSGKVVLAEVSLQVPREAPGSAAMELWLRATMPAPVRSAEQLKALGAAAGLRVTWEGPATPVRSILEFSPC from the coding sequence ATGGCACATGAAGCGGACCGCGGAGATCTGCTGGAGATGGCGGACCTCCTCACACCCTCCACGATCCGTGCCGCGGCAACGCTCCGCATAGCGGACCATCTCGCCTCCGGTGTCGATGTGCCGGAGAAACTCGCTGAGCTCACCGGCACCCGCCCGGACCTGCTGGATCTGCTGTTGCGGCATCTGGCGTCGAAGGGCGTCCTGACGGAGGAGGGCGGCAGGTACGCCGTCACCGAGCTCGGCGACCGGTTGCGTGCGGACCATCCGGACAGTCTGCGCGACCACCTGACGGCAGAGGGCCTCTACGGCCGGGCCGAGCTGTCCATGGTGAACATCCTGCACACCGTCCGCACCGGTGAGCCCGCCCACGCCACCGTCTTCGGGCGCGGTTACTGGGAGAGCGTCAACGAGGACCCCGCTTTCGTCGAGGCCCTGGAACAGAGCGAGAGCAAGCCCCAGCTCGGCTGGGGGGCAGAGCTGATCTTCGACAGCTACGACTGGGGCGGCGTCGGGCGGGTCGTGGACGTGGGCGGCCACAGCGGAGCCATCCTCATGGAACTCCTGCGGCAACAGCCCCACCTGCACGGCACGCTGGTTGATCTGCGTAACGTGGCCGAGGTCGCGGGGCGCCGGTTCGCCGCGGAGGGCCTCGGTGACCGGGCCGAGGCGGTCACAGGGAGTTTCTTCGAACCACTGCCCACCGGCGGCGACGTCTACCTGCTCTCGGCGATCCTCGCCGACTGGTCCGACGAACAGGCCACGGCGATCCTGCGCCGCTGCGCGGAGGCCGCGGGCCCCTCTGGGAAGGTCGTGCTCGCGGAAGTCAGCCTCCAGGTGCCACGAGAGGCACCCGGGTCAGCCGCCATGGAGCTGTGGCTGCGGGCCACCATGCCCGCTCCGGTGCGCTCGGCCGAGCAGCTGAAGGCCCTGGGGGCGGCGGCGGGCCTGCGCGTGACGTGGGAGGGCCCGGCGACCCCCGTACGGTCGATCCTGGAGTTCTCGCCGTGCTGA
- a CDS encoding ATP-binding cassette domain-containing protein, whose product MLSFDAVSKSFGERRVLDGLTFHVKPGELFGFCGANGAGKTTAMRIALGVARADSGSVLWGGAEVDALSRQRFGYMPEERGLYAKMTPLDQLVHFGRLSGVRPREAGRSAAEWMERLGVVARPKDTLEKLSLGNQQKVQLIAALIHDPAVLILDEPFSGLDPVAVDAMADVLLERARDGAPVVFSSHQLGLVERLCDRIGILHGGRLVADGTVRELRRDVGGPERIRLSVSDVPPGWARGLSGVRTLTEEDGVTTLELESDLAARGALAAAQVVGRVEYFGRQEAELADIFRESVA is encoded by the coding sequence GTGCTGAGCTTCGACGCCGTCAGCAAGAGCTTCGGTGAGCGCCGCGTCCTGGACGGCCTCACCTTCCACGTGAAGCCGGGCGAACTCTTCGGGTTCTGCGGTGCCAACGGTGCCGGCAAGACCACCGCGATGCGCATCGCGCTGGGAGTGGCCAGGGCGGACTCGGGCTCCGTGCTCTGGGGCGGTGCAGAGGTGGACGCGCTCTCCCGGCAGCGGTTCGGCTACATGCCGGAGGAGCGCGGCCTCTACGCAAAGATGACGCCCCTCGACCAACTCGTCCACTTCGGGCGGCTGAGCGGCGTACGGCCTCGAGAGGCCGGGCGCAGCGCGGCGGAGTGGATGGAGCGGCTCGGTGTGGTGGCCCGCCCGAAGGACACGCTGGAGAAGCTGTCCCTCGGCAACCAGCAGAAGGTCCAGCTCATAGCGGCTCTCATCCACGATCCCGCCGTACTGATCCTCGACGAGCCGTTCTCCGGACTGGACCCGGTGGCCGTGGACGCCATGGCCGACGTACTGCTCGAACGCGCGCGCGACGGGGCACCGGTCGTCTTCTCCAGTCACCAACTGGGGCTCGTGGAGCGGCTGTGCGACCGCATCGGGATCCTGCACGGCGGCCGTCTGGTCGCCGACGGGACCGTCAGGGAGCTGCGCCGTGACGTCGGCGGCCCGGAGCGGATCCGGCTTTCGGTGTCGGACGTCCCACCCGGCTGGGCGCGAGGTCTCTCCGGGGTACGGACGCTGACCGAGGAGGACGGGGTGACCACCCTGGAGCTGGAGTCCGACCTGGCCGCGCGGGGGGCCCTGGCCGCGGCGCAGGTCGTGGGGCGTGTGGAGTACTTCGGTCGGCAGGAAGCCGAACTCGCGGACATATTCAGGGAGTCGGTGGCATGA
- a CDS encoding ABC transporter permease yields MSRGWNTDLALIRVVAAREITGQLRSKAFWASLLVTAAMLCLSFSLSGVLGDGDDGPVTVGVTDGRSTVTEALRSEATVKEYPDVGSARAAVREEAVDAAVLPAGEVIVLRELPEALARTIQQAERTADHVERLRELGATPGEAERAFVSRGLSVTALDEDAAEVQERTMTAGLGVFLLFVLMLISGLGIAQGVAEEKSSRIVEVLLAKVQAWHLLAGKIVGLGAAALVQILLMMTVALGGAISFGVLHAPLDAIGTAANLLLWFVPGYVLFVTLYAVAGALVSRQEDVSHVIGPVNMLQMLSLVGPVLAVQGSSDESLLTVVSMVPGLSWAAMPVRMAAGDVPWWQVSVAFVLMLLAIAGLVRVGGRVYRGGLLRYGGIVRLREVLRSASY; encoded by the coding sequence ATGAGCAGGGGCTGGAACACCGACCTGGCGCTCATCAGGGTCGTCGCTGCCCGTGAGATCACCGGGCAGTTGCGCAGCAAGGCCTTCTGGGCGTCGCTACTCGTGACCGCCGCCATGCTCTGCCTGTCCTTCTCGCTGTCCGGTGTCCTGGGCGACGGGGATGACGGCCCCGTGACGGTGGGCGTGACGGACGGCCGGAGCACGGTCACCGAGGCACTGCGGTCCGAGGCCACGGTCAAGGAGTACCCGGACGTGGGCAGCGCCCGGGCAGCTGTGCGGGAAGAGGCGGTCGACGCGGCTGTGCTGCCCGCCGGCGAGGTGATCGTCCTGCGGGAGCTGCCGGAAGCCCTGGCCCGTACGATCCAGCAGGCCGAGCGGACGGCGGACCACGTCGAGCGGTTGCGGGAGCTCGGCGCCACTCCCGGCGAGGCGGAACGGGCGTTCGTGTCACGGGGGCTGAGTGTCACCGCCCTCGACGAGGACGCCGCCGAGGTGCAGGAGCGGACGATGACCGCGGGCCTCGGGGTGTTCCTCCTGTTCGTCCTGATGCTGATCTCCGGCCTCGGGATCGCCCAGGGTGTCGCGGAGGAGAAGTCCAGCCGCATCGTCGAGGTGCTGCTGGCGAAGGTCCAGGCCTGGCACCTGCTGGCGGGCAAGATCGTCGGTCTCGGGGCGGCCGCACTGGTCCAGATCCTGCTGATGATGACCGTGGCTCTGGGCGGGGCGATCAGCTTCGGCGTGCTCCACGCACCGCTGGACGCGATCGGCACCGCCGCCAACCTGCTGCTCTGGTTCGTGCCGGGATACGTGCTGTTCGTGACCCTCTACGCGGTGGCCGGCGCGCTGGTCTCCCGCCAGGAGGACGTCAGCCACGTGATCGGGCCGGTGAACATGCTCCAGATGCTGAGCCTGGTGGGGCCTGTGCTGGCGGTGCAGGGCAGTTCCGACGAGTCGCTGCTGACCGTCGTCTCGATGGTCCCCGGCCTGTCATGGGCCGCGATGCCGGTGCGGATGGCGGCCGGGGACGTGCCGTGGTGGCAGGTGTCCGTGGCGTTCGTCCTGATGCTGCTGGCGATCGCGGGCCTGGTCCGCGTCGGCGGCCGGGTCTACCGCGGCGGCCTGCTCAGGTACGGCGGGATCGTCAGGCTCAGAGAGGTCCTGCGTAGTGCGTCGTACTGA
- a CDS encoding ABC transporter ATP-binding protein, which produces MNEPRNTDDTKQAGKADPPVDPGTAPPSGAPTQLRVMRELTRGKGLQMALIGLLALVSAGATLALPTVVGRLLAVVQSGDSTTGWVLAMVAAGFGSAAAGALATYLLSRMGQQLIRRLRIRTMRHTLELRLSDTRSVGPGDLVARLTADAAMVKNLIDIGPIQLPMAGITVLGTLVIMGLLDWILLLITVSAFVVAVGLITLVVKGLRRQYTAVQTEVGGLAQRFVATLDALTIIKAYRAEKIVGDQLAERATTVARLETGAARMESLMVPIINLGQQIALVSVVIGGGSRMLDGHLTLADFVAFLLYLLQLTAPLIMAASGVSGLQMGLVARKRFDELFALPTETSARTALGARPASAPSGTDASGVTPAVRFENVAYGYGGVPALRDVGLTVPARGLTAMVGLSGSGKTTALGLVEGFMEPDSGRIEVLGRDLTDWPLADLRSRIAYVDQSCTLLHDTVRENLLLGREDTPADPALMTALERVGLADEIRRLPAGLDTVLGGAADLSGGQRQRLALARAVLADARLVLLDEPSSHLDSVNEQKLRDVVDDLAAERAVLVVAHRISTVQHADHVIVLDAGRVVDQGTHLGLLDRCPDYAELVSGQALSGSPRENPLPGGDTAAREPVLPAGTRA; this is translated from the coding sequence ATGAACGAGCCGAGGAACACGGACGACACGAAGCAAGCCGGGAAGGCGGATCCCCCGGTGGACCCGGGCACGGCACCGCCCTCCGGTGCACCGACGCAGCTCCGCGTCATGCGGGAGCTGACCCGGGGCAAGGGTCTCCAGATGGCCCTCATCGGTCTGCTCGCACTGGTGTCCGCCGGAGCGACGCTGGCGCTGCCCACGGTGGTGGGCAGGCTGCTGGCCGTCGTCCAGAGCGGTGACAGCACCACCGGGTGGGTGCTCGCGATGGTCGCGGCCGGGTTCGGCTCCGCCGCCGCAGGCGCGCTGGCCACGTATCTGCTGAGCCGGATGGGCCAGCAGCTGATCCGCCGGCTGCGCATACGCACCATGCGGCACACCCTGGAACTACGGCTGAGTGACACCCGGAGTGTGGGACCCGGCGACTTGGTGGCCCGGCTGACGGCCGACGCGGCCATGGTCAAGAACCTCATCGACATCGGCCCCATCCAGCTGCCGATGGCAGGTATCACGGTGCTGGGCACCCTGGTGATCATGGGTTTGCTGGACTGGATCCTGCTGCTCATCACGGTGAGCGCCTTCGTCGTGGCCGTAGGGCTCATCACTCTGGTGGTCAAGGGTCTGCGCCGCCAGTACACGGCGGTACAGACGGAGGTCGGAGGGCTCGCCCAGCGGTTCGTCGCCACTCTCGACGCGCTCACCATCATCAAGGCTTACCGCGCCGAGAAGATCGTGGGCGACCAGCTGGCCGAACGCGCCACCACGGTGGCCCGGCTGGAGACCGGGGCGGCCCGGATGGAGTCCCTGATGGTTCCGATCATCAACCTCGGACAGCAGATCGCGCTGGTCAGCGTGGTGATCGGCGGCGGCAGCCGGATGCTCGACGGCCATCTCACGCTGGCCGACTTCGTGGCGTTCCTGCTGTATCTGCTCCAGCTCACCGCGCCCCTGATCATGGCGGCTTCGGGCGTGAGCGGTCTGCAGATGGGGCTGGTCGCCCGTAAGCGATTCGACGAGTTGTTCGCGCTGCCGACGGAGACGTCGGCACGCACCGCTCTCGGCGCACGCCCGGCGTCCGCGCCGTCCGGGACGGACGCGTCCGGTGTCACGCCGGCCGTGCGCTTCGAGAACGTCGCGTACGGATACGGGGGCGTGCCCGCGCTGCGCGATGTCGGGCTGACGGTTCCCGCCCGCGGCCTGACCGCCATGGTGGGGCTGTCGGGATCTGGCAAGACCACCGCGCTGGGCCTCGTCGAGGGCTTCATGGAGCCGGACTCCGGCCGCATCGAGGTGCTGGGGCGGGACCTGACCGACTGGCCCCTGGCCGACCTGCGCTCCCGTATCGCGTACGTGGACCAGTCCTGCACCCTGCTGCACGACACCGTCCGGGAGAACCTGTTGCTGGGCCGCGAGGACACCCCCGCCGACCCCGCTCTGATGACCGCCCTCGAACGGGTCGGTCTCGCCGATGAGATCCGGCGGCTACCTGCGGGGCTGGACACGGTCCTGGGCGGAGCGGCCGACCTGTCCGGAGGGCAGCGTCAGCGTCTGGCCCTCGCACGGGCCGTGCTGGCCGATGCCCGGCTGGTGCTCCTCGACGAGCCGTCCTCCCACCTGGACTCCGTCAACGAGCAGAAGCTGAGGGACGTGGTGGACGACCTCGCGGCCGAACGCGCCGTACTGGTCGTCGCCCACCGCATCTCCACCGTCCAGCACGCCGACCACGTGATCGTGCTCGACGCCGGAAGGGTGGTGGACCAGGGCACACACCTCGGCCTGCTAGACCGTTGCCCCGACTACGCCGAGCTGGTGAGCGGTCAGGCCCTCAGTGGCTCGCCCCGCGAGAACCCCCTGCCCGGCGGGGACACCGCGGCCCGCGAACCCGTCCTGCCTGCCGGAACCCGCGCATGA
- a CDS encoding LLM class flavin-dependent oxidoreductase translates to MTTYSILMPFAPPRPEQILPYAALTQWSGAHRLWQGQAMLNQPHQAFTYAAASGFRVPVGLGVTLMPFTHPYEAALQAQSVAAATGHSVVAGFGPGASVLQRSMCGAPYRSPLTASREYLTAVRGLLDGELVEQEGEYFTCHGKLLPVPRPPIEVGLGVLRPGMARLAGEVADTAITWLTPAAYLRDTVAPALREGAEAAGRPVPRLVAIVPVALAAPERDAAALALAGNIGHLRLPHYVDMLRRSGISTDSADPASGAAALVEGRAFLYGEPKVLAEEFAAFREAGVDEIVLNVTGVHGTYGGQTALRELETILTEVTS, encoded by the coding sequence ATGACCACGTACTCCATCCTCATGCCATTCGCACCACCGAGGCCGGAACAGATACTTCCGTACGCGGCACTCACCCAGTGGAGCGGGGCACACCGGCTGTGGCAGGGCCAGGCCATGCTCAATCAGCCGCACCAGGCCTTCACCTACGCGGCGGCCTCGGGCTTCCGCGTCCCGGTCGGGCTCGGCGTGACGCTCATGCCCTTCACCCACCCCTACGAGGCGGCGCTCCAGGCGCAGTCGGTGGCGGCAGCGACCGGACACTCCGTGGTGGCCGGCTTCGGACCTGGTGCGTCGGTGCTCCAACGCAGCATGTGCGGCGCCCCCTACCGCAGCCCCCTGACCGCCTCACGCGAATACTTGACAGCCGTACGCGGCCTGCTCGACGGCGAGTTGGTCGAGCAGGAGGGCGAGTACTTCACCTGCCACGGCAAACTCCTCCCGGTGCCGCGGCCGCCCATCGAGGTGGGGCTCGGAGTGCTTCGGCCCGGCATGGCACGGCTCGCCGGCGAGGTGGCCGACACGGCCATCACCTGGCTCACCCCCGCCGCCTATCTGCGCGACACCGTCGCTCCGGCCCTACGCGAGGGCGCCGAGGCCGCAGGACGCCCCGTGCCCCGCCTGGTGGCCATCGTTCCCGTCGCCCTGGCCGCCCCGGAGCGTGACGCCGCCGCTCTGGCCCTGGCCGGCAACATCGGCCATCTGCGGCTGCCTCACTACGTCGACATGCTGCGCCGTTCCGGTATCAGCACCGACAGCGCCGACCCGGCTTCCGGTGCCGCCGCGCTCGTCGAGGGCCGGGCCTTCCTGTACGGGGAACCGAAGGTCCTCGCCGAGGAGTTCGCTGCGTTCCGGGAGGCGGGAGTCGACGAGATCGTGCTGAACGTGACCGGGGTGCACGGCACGTACGGCGGTCAGACCGCGCTGCGCGAGCTGGAGACCATCCTCACGGAAGTGACCTCGTGA
- a CDS encoding flavoprotein has product MTAVDGSGAPVTASPPDGGQAPALNVERLLLVTTGSAFATGMPYWVDWLRLSYPELAVKMVLTRSAQRFVTRQALAGRLHRSGEVLLDEWPEHEGTARHVELAEWAQAVVVYPATFHFVARLALGLADSPALLACHCTRAPVAVAPALPPGGLESAAFQNHWAALAARPDVVLAPPHPGVSLTTGRAEAWVPPLLPEVIAMLEHRRAELEAGSAGRLPPATPSAYAADLARP; this is encoded by the coding sequence GTGACGGCGGTGGACGGGTCTGGCGCGCCGGTCACGGCGAGTCCGCCGGACGGCGGCCAGGCGCCCGCCCTGAACGTCGAGAGGCTTCTGCTGGTCACCACCGGTTCCGCCTTCGCCACGGGAATGCCGTACTGGGTCGACTGGCTGCGGCTGTCCTACCCGGAGCTGGCCGTCAAGATGGTGCTGACCCGCAGTGCCCAGCGCTTCGTCACCCGCCAGGCACTGGCCGGGCGGCTGCACCGCAGTGGTGAGGTGCTGCTCGACGAGTGGCCCGAGCACGAAGGAACAGCCCGCCATGTCGAGCTGGCCGAGTGGGCCCAGGCGGTCGTGGTCTATCCCGCCACCTTCCACTTCGTGGCCCGGCTGGCACTGGGCCTGGCCGATTCGCCCGCGCTGCTCGCCTGCCACTGCACCCGTGCCCCTGTGGCCGTGGCCCCGGCCCTGCCCCCGGGCGGCCTGGAGAGCGCCGCCTTCCAGAACCACTGGGCGGCGCTGGCCGCGCGCCCCGACGTCGTACTCGCCCCGCCCCACCCCGGCGTCAGCCTGACCACGGGCCGGGCCGAAGCGTGGGTGCCGCCCCTGCTGCCGGAGGTCATCGCCATGCTGGAACACCGCCGTGCCGAGCTGGAGGCCGGCTCCGCGGGCCGGCTGCCGCCCGCCACCCCGTCCGCCTACGCCGCAGACTTGGCCCGGCCGTGA